A genomic stretch from Amphiura filiformis unplaced genomic scaffold, Afil_fr2py scaffold_167, whole genome shotgun sequence includes:
- the LOC140145191 gene encoding uncharacterized protein, which yields MIFGRQDRKVFEESTHCHICKALLTPNDEENYNVRDHCHFTGKFRGAAHNNCNLNYRTPKFFPVIFHNLAGYDAHLFIKNLGKPEGEIDCIPNNEEKYISFTKKIVVGSFVDKEGKEVEVKRDLRFIDSFKFMASGLSKLVDNLSNFPTMEEFFPSEEKRRLLVRKGVYPYDHVNSLEKLQETRLPLKEAFYSKLIEEEISDEDYQHAQKVWNAFDMKTMREYHDLYLKSDVLLLADVFENFRKVCLENYELDPLWYYTAPGLAYDAMLKTTRVTLNLLTDIDMAMMIEKGIRGGVSMISTRYSEANNKYMGDQYDPSKPSRYIQYLDANNLYGWAMSQPLPTGDFKWMTPRQLDDWTTHPCILEVDLKYPQELHNLHDNYPLAPERVTVNKVEKLIPNLRDKEKYVIHHQALKQYLDLGLKLTKVHRGIKFREEPFMGKYIDLNTKLRQKAIAGGVVSGVCVALGKATMKKVEKHESVKRTAESSLNTVNDLVSNALRDRQVSNEESHHILREMENYRGHKANIKHSTRAALIELNADRERVIRAEAEKVGMERGKKETLTSLNNNTGTWAAEAATRE from the coding sequence ATGATCTTTGGACGACAGGATAGAAAGGTCTTTGAAGAGTCCACTCACTGCCACATTTGCAAAGCTCTACTAACTCCGAATGACGAAGAAAACTACAACGTCAGGGATCACTGCCACTTCACAGGAAAATTCCGAGGAGCAGCTCACAACAATTGCAACTTGAACTACAGGACACCCAAGTTCTTTCCGGTGATTTTTCACAATCTTGCTGGCTATGACGCTCACCTTTTCATCAAAAATCTTGGAAAACCCGAGGGGGAGATTGACTGCATCCCAAACaatgaagaaaagtacatttccTTCACCAAGAAGATCGTTGTTGGATCCTTCGTTGACAAGGAGGGTAAAGAAGTCGAGGTCAAGCGCGATCTCCGATTCATCGACAGCTTCAAATTTATGGCGTCGGGTCTATCCAAGCTTGTCGATAATTTGTCCAACTTTCCAACGATGGAAGAATTCTTCCCGAGCGAAGAAAAAAGAAGACTTCTCGTAAGAAAAGGTGTTTACCCATACGATCATGTAAACTCCTTGGAAAAACTCCAAGAAACCCGTCTTCCATTGAAAGAAGCCTTCTACTCCAAGCTCATCGAAGAAGAAATCTCTGACGAGGACTACCAACACGCTCAAAAGGTTTGGAATGCCTTTGACATGAAAACCATGAGAGAATATCATGACCTCTATCTAAAGTCTGATGTTCTATTACTAGCGGATGTCTTTGAGAACTTCAGAAAAGTTTGTCTCGAGAACTATGAGTTAGACCCCCTCTGGTACTACACAGCCCCAGGGCTTGCATACGACGCTATGTTGAAGACTACTCGAGTCACTCTGAATCTTCTTACTGACATTGACATGGCAATGATGATTGAAAAAGGAATCAGAGGTGGTGTGTCGATGATTTCCACAAGGTACTCAGAAGCAAACAACAAGTACATGGGAGACCAGTACGATCCATCAAAACCTTCCAGGTACATCCAGTATCTTGACGCCAACAACCTCTACGGCTGGGCGATGAGTCAGCCATTGCCCACCGGAGACTTCAAGTGGATGACTCCCAGGCAATTGGATGATTGGACTACacacccttgtattttggaaGTTGACCTGAAGTATCCTCAAGAACTTCACAATCTTCACGATAATTACCCACTAGCACCAGAGAGGGTCACTGTCAACAAAGTAGAAAAACTTATTCCAAATCTTCGAGACAAGGAGAAGTACGTGATTCACCACCAAGCCTTGAAACAGTACTTGGATCTTGGTCTGAAACTGACCAAGGTTCATAGGGGAATTAAGTTTCGTGAAGAACCTTTTATGGGAAAGTACATTGACCTGAACACCAAGCTTCGACAAAAAGCAATTGCCGGTGGTGTAGTCAGCGGAGTTTGCGTGGCTCTTGGAAAAGCGACCATGAAAAAGGTTGAAAAACATGAAAGTGTCAAACGGACCGCCGAAAGCAGTTTGAACACTGTAAACGATCTTGTTTCAAACGCCCTCCGAGACAGGCAAGTGAGCAACGAAGAATCCCACCATATCCTGCGGGAGATGGAGAACTATAGAGGTCATAAGGCCAACATTAAGCACAGCACCCGCGCAGCGCTTATCGAATTAAATGCTGACAGAGAAAGGGTGATTCGCGCAGAAGCCGAAAAGGTTGGGATGGAACGCGGAAAAAAAGAAACGCTGACGTCTCTCAACAACAATACGGGTACATGGGCTGCGGAGGCAGCCACCAGGGAGTAA